One Corynebacterium uterequi DNA segment encodes these proteins:
- a CDS encoding DUF2017 domain-containing protein, with the protein MIPWKAKRSLMRGPRYVTTLEPIEREVLGNVASYLVETLIQRARSAPRDELADMMGMASGHKEAPADPALARLLPDFELPDDEEYDGDNSFLRCLHENDIISAKLTNLQVITEQIGADGSVAISLTPEEAGQFVAALNDVRLFVVSAQPGSRTDEQLAEESLGMPRDTFAEWLAFCQDSLLEALIGD; encoded by the coding sequence ATGATCCCGTGGAAAGCTAAACGCTCGCTCATGCGGGGGCCCCGGTACGTCACCACGCTCGAGCCCATCGAACGGGAAGTCCTCGGCAACGTCGCCTCCTACCTGGTGGAGACACTCATTCAGCGCGCCCGCAGCGCCCCGCGCGACGAGCTCGCGGACATGATGGGCATGGCCTCCGGGCACAAGGAGGCCCCCGCCGACCCGGCGCTTGCCCGGCTCCTGCCGGATTTTGAGCTGCCCGACGACGAGGAATACGACGGAGACAATTCCTTCCTGCGCTGCCTGCACGAAAACGACATCATCTCCGCCAAGCTCACCAATCTGCAGGTCATCACGGAACAGATCGGGGCCGACGGATCCGTCGCCATCTCACTGACCCCGGAGGAAGCTGGGCAGTTCGTCGCCGCCCTCAACGACGTGCGTCTCTTTGTGGTTTCGGCCCAACCCGGCAGCCGCACCGACGAGCAACTCGCCGAGGAGAGCCTTGGGATGCCCCGGGACACCTTCGCGGAGTGGCTGGCCTTCTGCCAAGACAGTCTGTTGGAGGCGCTGATCGGCGACTAG
- the murI gene encoding glutamate racemase, whose product MVSVSQPAAAPSPSAPIGVFDSGVGGLTVARTIMDQLPQESLIYIGDTAHGPYGPQPIAAVRRHALAIADDLVERGCKALVIACNTATAAILHDARERYTIPVIEVIRPAVRRAMATTRNGKVGVIATQGTVNSGAYQDLFSLNPSVDVTMAACPAFVEFAERGITSGRQVLGVAEGYLAPLQSAGVDTLVLGCTHYPLLSGVIQLAIGDDVTLVSSAEETAKDVLRTLTELDLLADPERDGPPIRHFEATGDAASFQRLATRFVGPGVGTVTQTPESGV is encoded by the coding sequence ATGGTTTCTGTTTCCCAGCCCGCAGCTGCGCCCTCCCCGTCCGCGCCGATCGGGGTGTTCGATTCGGGCGTCGGCGGGCTTACCGTGGCACGCACGATCATGGACCAGCTTCCCCAGGAGTCGCTGATCTACATCGGCGACACCGCACACGGTCCGTACGGGCCGCAGCCCATCGCCGCGGTGCGTCGGCACGCGTTGGCGATCGCCGACGATCTCGTGGAACGAGGCTGCAAGGCGCTGGTAATCGCGTGCAACACCGCTACCGCCGCGATCCTGCACGACGCCCGCGAGCGCTACACCATCCCCGTCATTGAGGTAATTCGCCCGGCGGTGCGCCGCGCGATGGCAACGACCCGCAACGGAAAAGTGGGCGTCATCGCCACTCAAGGCACGGTGAACTCAGGCGCGTATCAGGACCTGTTCTCCCTCAACCCGAGCGTCGACGTGACCATGGCGGCCTGCCCCGCGTTCGTGGAGTTCGCCGAGCGGGGTATTACTTCTGGCCGGCAAGTGCTGGGGGTGGCCGAAGGGTATCTGGCGCCCCTGCAATCGGCGGGGGTGGATACGCTCGTGCTCGGGTGCACGCACTATCCGCTGCTCTCCGGGGTGATCCAGTTGGCGATCGGCGACGATGTCACCCTGGTGTCCTCAGCGGAAGAGACCGCGAAGGACGTCCTGCGCACACTGACGGAGCTGGATCTGTTGGCCGATCCGGAACGCGACGGGCCGCCAATCCGCCATTTTGAAGCGACCGGCGACGCTGCCAGCTTCCAAAGACTGGCAACTCGCTTTGTGGGCCCGGGTGTGGGAACCGTCACCCAAACCCCCGAATCGGGGGTATAA
- a CDS encoding ATP-dependent DNA helicase, whose translation MPEPDEAAPLSTEELLAAAVSAIGGSPRPGQERMASAVDQALDVGRHLAVQAGTGTGKSMAYLVPAIRYAQEEDATVVVSTATLGLQNQLVHRDLPRLADALEPHLSRRPSFAILKGRSNYVCLHKVSDVEDLPEGESLLDAGQLSRLGAHAERVRQWAQQTETGDRDDLTPGVPNIVWRAFSVTAKECLGAARCPHGEECFATLARAAASEKDIVVTNHALLAIDALSDFAILPDHDAVIIDEAHELDGRITSVATSEISPHGISLAAKRGEKLDAAKRSEELREISDDLEAMLAIQPEGRWTSLDDTARTSLTGLASGLWRLREDIQRGGHDGESESDPERAAERQNLTNHLLELHDAVVRILDVFAEGSADPTTARDVVWLQRTQKEQSRLAVAPLSIAGLLRESLFADHTVVLTSATLTVGGNFNAMAAAWGLPRGSWDHLDAGTPFDPAASGILYQAAHLPKPGRDGLSAEALDEMTELILAAGGRTLGLFSSRRAAEQAAEALRPRLPFDILLQGEDTIGALVARFQANENTCLFGTLTLWQGVDVPGPSLSLVIIDRIPFPRPDDPLLKARSEAADAAGRNGFMEVSATHAGLLLAQGTGRLLRSVTDRGVVAVLDSRLATARYGGFLRRSMPAFWTTTSLEVVTGALRRLVAAPRK comes from the coding sequence GTGCCCGAGCCCGACGAAGCAGCCCCCCTGTCCACCGAGGAATTACTCGCCGCGGCGGTGTCCGCCATCGGCGGCAGCCCCCGGCCCGGGCAAGAACGTATGGCCTCGGCCGTGGATCAGGCCCTTGACGTGGGCCGGCACCTCGCCGTGCAGGCTGGCACCGGTACCGGCAAGTCCATGGCCTATCTGGTACCCGCCATCCGCTACGCCCAGGAGGAGGATGCCACCGTCGTCGTGTCCACCGCCACCCTGGGTCTGCAGAATCAGCTCGTGCACCGCGACCTCCCTCGCCTGGCCGACGCGTTGGAACCGCACCTGAGCCGCAGGCCCAGCTTCGCGATCCTCAAGGGCCGGTCCAACTACGTCTGCCTCCACAAGGTGTCCGATGTCGAAGACCTCCCGGAGGGGGAATCGCTCCTCGACGCCGGGCAGCTCTCCCGCCTGGGCGCCCACGCCGAGCGGGTGAGGCAGTGGGCGCAGCAAACCGAGACGGGAGACCGCGACGATCTCACCCCGGGCGTGCCCAACATCGTATGGCGGGCCTTCTCGGTCACCGCGAAGGAGTGCCTCGGCGCGGCTCGGTGCCCACACGGTGAGGAGTGCTTCGCCACCCTCGCCCGCGCCGCCGCCAGCGAGAAGGACATCGTGGTCACCAACCACGCACTGCTGGCCATCGACGCCTTGAGCGACTTTGCTATTCTGCCGGACCACGACGCGGTCATCATCGACGAGGCGCACGAGCTCGACGGACGCATCACGTCCGTCGCCACCTCGGAGATTTCCCCGCATGGCATCTCCCTGGCGGCCAAGCGAGGTGAAAAGCTCGACGCCGCGAAGCGCTCCGAAGAGCTGCGCGAGATCAGCGACGATCTGGAGGCGATGCTGGCCATCCAGCCAGAGGGCCGCTGGACGAGCCTGGACGACACGGCCCGCACCTCGCTGACCGGCCTGGCCTCCGGACTGTGGCGGCTGCGCGAGGACATTCAACGCGGCGGCCACGACGGCGAATCCGAATCGGACCCGGAACGCGCCGCCGAGCGCCAGAACCTCACCAACCACCTGTTGGAACTGCACGACGCCGTCGTCCGGATCCTCGACGTGTTCGCCGAGGGCAGCGCCGACCCCACCACCGCTCGCGACGTGGTGTGGTTGCAGCGCACCCAGAAAGAGCAATCCCGGCTCGCCGTGGCCCCGCTATCGATCGCGGGACTGCTTCGAGAGTCGCTCTTCGCCGATCACACTGTCGTTCTCACCTCCGCCACGCTCACCGTTGGCGGGAACTTCAACGCCATGGCCGCTGCGTGGGGGTTGCCTCGTGGGTCCTGGGACCACCTCGACGCCGGCACCCCCTTCGATCCCGCCGCCTCGGGCATCCTCTACCAGGCCGCCCACCTACCCAAGCCCGGTCGCGACGGGCTCAGCGCCGAAGCCTTAGACGAAATGACCGAGCTCATCCTCGCCGCCGGCGGGCGGACGTTGGGGTTGTTTTCGTCGAGGCGCGCCGCCGAGCAGGCCGCGGAGGCGCTGCGCCCCCGCCTGCCCTTCGACATTCTGCTTCAAGGCGAGGACACCATCGGCGCGCTCGTCGCCCGCTTCCAGGCGAATGAGAATACCTGTCTTTTCGGCACCCTCACCCTATGGCAGGGCGTGGACGTGCCGGGGCCGTCGTTGTCCCTGGTCATCATTGACCGCATCCCCTTCCCTCGGCCGGACGACCCGCTGCTGAAGGCCCGCTCGGAGGCGGCCGACGCCGCCGGCCGCAACGGCTTCATGGAGGTCTCCGCCACCCACGCGGGGCTGCTGCTCGCACAGGGCACCGGGCGTTTGCTGCGGTCGGTCACCGACCGGGGCGTCGTAGCTGTCCTCGACTCCCGGCTGGCCACCGCCCGCTACGGCGGCTTCCTGCGCCGGTCTATGCCGGCATTTTGGACGACGACCTCCCTTGAGGTGGTCACCGGCGCGTTACGACGGCTGGTGGCCGCTCCCCGGAAGTAG
- a CDS encoding peptidyl-tRNA hydrolase: protein MPDAFDRLVDAVTRPRGENPDDPHTVQAMQIVLHLPKNDPPKRVAALTAAARAAVLVCLDHRADQPGAWQDALTPWYTHRIRKVVRRARNSGWERAQQLAGVTVDVDGAQARAFLPTRMDAVPAELRKLQVKGTDLPADGATMADVDASQPLILIDASLQMSAGKAAAQAGHAAMLLAAAWYQRDPASALQWAADACPLSVREVSGEEFAQAAALPTAATVVDAGFTEVAPGAITALGVARRDLLPGSGHQPS, encoded by the coding sequence GTGCCGGACGCATTCGATCGGCTGGTCGACGCCGTGACCCGACCCCGCGGCGAGAACCCGGACGACCCGCACACCGTCCAGGCCATGCAGATTGTCCTGCATCTGCCCAAAAACGATCCACCCAAACGCGTCGCAGCGCTCACCGCCGCCGCCAGGGCAGCGGTGCTGGTCTGCCTCGATCACCGCGCCGACCAGCCGGGAGCATGGCAGGATGCGCTCACGCCGTGGTACACCCACCGCATCCGCAAGGTGGTTCGCCGGGCCCGCAATAGCGGTTGGGAACGGGCACAGCAGCTCGCCGGAGTCACCGTCGACGTCGACGGTGCGCAGGCACGCGCGTTCCTGCCCACCCGCATGGACGCCGTACCGGCGGAGTTACGCAAGCTCCAGGTCAAGGGAACGGACCTGCCCGCCGACGGCGCCACGATGGCCGACGTTGACGCGTCCCAGCCCCTCATTCTCATCGACGCCTCGCTGCAGATGAGCGCCGGTAAGGCCGCCGCGCAAGCTGGCCATGCCGCTATGCTGCTAGCGGCTGCGTGGTATCAGCGTGATCCGGCGTCGGCCCTGCAGTGGGCGGCCGACGCGTGCCCACTGAGCGTGCGGGAGGTCAGTGGCGAGGAGTTCGCGCAGGCCGCTGCGCTACCGACCGCGGCGACGGTGGTCGATGCCGGATTCACCGAGGTGGCGCCGGGCGCGATCACGGCCCTCGGCGTGGCCCGGCGGGACCTACTTCCGGGGAGCGGCCACCAGCCGTCGTAA
- a CDS encoding rhomboid family intramembrane serine protease, translating to MSRLYRRPPASPMTPGYPGSATPPAAPSSRVRSGGGLKGAVTYAVGFVVAIWSVFLVNLLVFGGDLVFFGIHPLDTASWWGIFAAPFLHANLEHVLSNTVPGAVFAFLIGFSGRRVFWEVTLITVVAAGAGTWLFGGVATNHIGASGVVYGWLAYLLIRGVFNRHLGQVVVGVVLGIAYSGLIFGLLPGVPGVSWQGHLFGALGGLGAGMLITSDDPPALVERRQLKKARKALSSGRR from the coding sequence ATGAGCCGCCTCTACCGCCGCCCTCCGGCGTCCCCGATGACACCCGGCTACCCGGGATCCGCAACCCCGCCGGCCGCCCCGTCGTCGCGCGTCCGCAGTGGCGGCGGCCTCAAGGGGGCCGTGACCTACGCCGTGGGCTTCGTGGTCGCCATCTGGTCTGTTTTCCTCGTCAACCTCCTCGTCTTCGGCGGAGACTTGGTCTTCTTTGGCATTCATCCGCTGGACACCGCGTCGTGGTGGGGTATCTTCGCCGCACCCTTCCTTCACGCCAACCTCGAACACGTGCTCTCCAACACGGTGCCGGGAGCGGTCTTCGCCTTCCTCATCGGGTTCTCGGGACGACGGGTGTTCTGGGAGGTCACCCTCATCACCGTCGTGGCCGCCGGGGCGGGCACCTGGCTGTTCGGTGGCGTGGCGACGAACCATATTGGCGCCTCGGGCGTGGTGTACGGCTGGCTGGCGTATCTGCTCATCCGCGGGGTGTTTAACCGTCATCTTGGCCAAGTGGTCGTCGGCGTCGTTCTCGGTATCGCCTACTCGGGGCTCATCTTTGGCCTGCTCCCCGGGGTACCAGGGGTGTCGTGGCAGGGCCACCTCTTTGGTGCGCTCGGCGGACTGGGGGCGGGTATGCTCATCACCTCCGACGATCCGCCGGCGCTTGTGGAACGCCGCCAGCTGAAGAAGGCCCGGAAGGCGTTGTCCTCCGGGCGCCGCTAA
- a CDS encoding nicotinate phosphoribosyltransferase — METLNSSIPRNRSTSLLTDMYELTMLEAALRDGTAHRRVSFEVFSRRLPNERRYGVVCGSERVLHAIEDFVFTEEQLAGMDFLSEETLDYLRSYRFTGHIDGYREGELYFPYSPILTLRGTFAECVVLETVILSIMNADSAVASAAARMVVAADGRPIIEMGSRRTHEYSAVTAARAAYLAGFQATSNLEAAHRYGIPASGTAAHAWTLLHIDAEGRPNEAAAFRSQIDSLGTDTTLLVDTYDITKGVATAIEVAGTGLGAIRIDSGDLGAVTRRVRKQLDELGAFNTKIIVSSDLDEFAIAGLRGDPVDGFGVGTSVVTGSGAPTAGLVYKLVEVDGHPVAKRSSGKAMTGGTKRALRALRSTGVAVEEVVYPFDNEAPDTGTLHAQQLTVPLMRDGAIVDTAPTLSESRDHLAAQLQTLPWEGLALSRDEPAISTRFAGFEPAASS, encoded by the coding sequence GTGGAAACCTTGAACTCGTCGATCCCCCGCAACCGGTCGACGTCACTGCTGACCGATATGTATGAACTGACGATGCTTGAGGCCGCGCTGCGCGACGGCACCGCCCACCGGCGTGTGAGCTTCGAAGTGTTCTCTCGGCGCCTGCCCAATGAACGCCGCTACGGTGTGGTGTGCGGCAGTGAGCGAGTTCTCCACGCCATCGAGGACTTCGTTTTCACCGAAGAGCAGCTCGCCGGCATGGATTTCCTCTCGGAGGAGACCCTGGATTACCTGCGCTCCTACCGTTTCACGGGGCACATCGACGGTTACCGGGAAGGCGAGCTGTACTTCCCCTACTCCCCGATTCTCACCCTGCGCGGCACCTTCGCCGAATGCGTGGTCCTGGAGACCGTCATCTTGTCCATCATGAACGCGGACTCGGCAGTAGCGTCGGCGGCCGCCCGCATGGTGGTCGCCGCCGACGGCCGACCGATCATCGAGATGGGGTCGCGCCGGACCCACGAGTATTCGGCTGTTACCGCGGCCCGCGCGGCCTATCTAGCGGGTTTCCAGGCGACGTCGAACCTCGAGGCGGCGCATCGCTACGGCATCCCCGCCTCCGGTACCGCCGCCCACGCGTGGACGCTGCTGCACATCGACGCCGAGGGCCGACCCAACGAGGCGGCCGCCTTCCGGTCCCAGATCGACAGCCTCGGCACCGACACCACGCTTCTGGTGGACACCTATGACATCACCAAGGGCGTGGCCACGGCCATTGAGGTGGCCGGCACCGGCCTCGGCGCAATCCGTATCGACTCCGGCGACCTCGGCGCGGTGACCCGGCGCGTGCGCAAACAGCTCGACGAGCTGGGGGCGTTCAACACGAAAATCATCGTCTCTTCCGACCTCGACGAGTTCGCCATCGCCGGCCTGCGAGGCGATCCCGTGGACGGCTTCGGCGTCGGCACGTCCGTAGTCACCGGCTCCGGCGCGCCGACGGCCGGCCTGGTGTACAAGCTGGTGGAGGTCGACGGCCACCCCGTCGCCAAGCGCTCCTCCGGCAAGGCGATGACCGGTGGTACCAAGCGCGCCCTGCGTGCCCTGCGTTCCACCGGCGTGGCCGTTGAAGAAGTCGTGTACCCCTTCGACAACGAGGCCCCGGACACCGGGACACTGCACGCCCAGCAACTCACCGTGCCGCTGATGCGCGACGGAGCCATCGTCGACACGGCCCCCACCTTGTCCGAGTCCCGCGACCACCTCGCCGCGCAACTTCAGACCCTACCGTGGGAGGGTCTGGCGCTCTCTCGCGACGAACCTGCCATCTCCACGCGTTTCGCCGGCTTCGAACCGGCCGCGTCCTCCTAG
- a CDS encoding MBL fold metallo-hydrolase produces the protein MQLTILGCSGSLAAPGNPASGYLLSNDGQPSIVMDLGPGSLAALQQVQNPSDAHVVFSHLHPDHCLDFPSLIVWRRYHPTLAATRKHHLIGPAHTVTQLGRLSADVPDEVDDHADTFDFRAWDPNETYAVGGMKLRAFAAVHPVEAYSIRVEDPATGASLCYSGDTALSDSLVDAARGVGTLLCEAGWGPSSEYKPLLMHLSGAEAGRVAREAEVGRLVLTHLPPWVDPEATAAAAREEFDGEIILAAPGMRLEI, from the coding sequence ATGCAGTTGACCATTCTCGGTTGTTCGGGGTCACTGGCCGCCCCCGGTAACCCCGCGTCCGGATACCTGCTCAGCAACGATGGACAGCCGTCAATCGTCATGGACCTAGGGCCCGGCAGCCTCGCCGCGCTCCAACAGGTTCAGAATCCGTCCGACGCGCACGTCGTGTTCTCGCACCTGCACCCGGACCACTGCCTCGATTTCCCCTCGCTCATCGTGTGGCGGCGCTACCATCCGACACTCGCGGCTACGCGCAAGCACCACCTCATCGGCCCGGCGCACACCGTGACCCAGCTGGGCCGGCTCAGCGCCGACGTGCCAGACGAGGTTGACGATCACGCGGACACCTTCGATTTCCGCGCGTGGGACCCCAACGAGACCTACGCGGTCGGGGGGATGAAGCTACGCGCCTTCGCTGCGGTGCATCCGGTGGAGGCCTACTCCATCCGGGTCGAGGACCCCGCCACTGGGGCATCCCTGTGCTACTCGGGTGACACCGCGCTATCGGACAGCCTCGTCGACGCGGCACGCGGGGTCGGTACCCTGTTGTGCGAGGCGGGGTGGGGGCCGTCGAGCGAGTACAAGCCCCTCCTCATGCACCTGTCCGGCGCGGAGGCGGGCAGGGTTGCCCGCGAAGCGGAGGTGGGCAGGCTGGTGCTCACCCACCTGCCGCCGTGGGTTGATCCGGAGGCCACCGCGGCTGCAGCGCGCGAGGAATTCGACGGCGAGATTATCCTCGCCGCGCCGGGCATGCGCCTGGAGATCTAG
- the clpS gene encoding ATP-dependent Clp protease adapter ClpS, translating to MLYITMSSPMATPDLEESLDVDMATAENLPWMCIVWDDPVNLMSYVTYVFQTVLGYSKKRATELMMQVHTEGKAVVSSGEKDKVEGDVKKLHTAGLWATMQQAG from the coding sequence ATGTTGTACATCACCATGAGCTCCCCCATGGCTACCCCGGATCTGGAGGAAAGCCTTGACGTGGATATGGCCACGGCGGAAAACCTGCCCTGGATGTGCATTGTGTGGGATGACCCGGTTAACCTCATGTCCTACGTCACGTACGTCTTCCAGACGGTTCTTGGCTACTCGAAGAAGCGGGCCACCGAGCTCATGATGCAGGTACACACCGAGGGCAAAGCCGTCGTCTCCTCGGGGGAGAAAGACAAGGTGGAGGGCGACGTGAAAAAGCTACACACCGCCGGACTATGGGCGACCATGCAGCAGGCTGGTTAG
- the rph gene encoding ribonuclease PH yields MTDFTRTDGRALDEMRPVRITRGFTSNPAGSVLVEFGNTRVMCTASVEHGVPRFKKDSGEGWLTAEYSMLPAATHERMPRESMRGKVKGRTHEISRLIGRSLRAAVDLSQLGENTINIDCDVLQADGGTRTASITGAYVALADAISVLKDRGVVPGNPLREPVAAVSVGVVGGHVCLDLPYEEDSRAEVDLNVVMTAEGKFVEVQGTGEHGEFDRAQLLAMLDAAEVGIRQLHDAQRQALARDIQER; encoded by the coding sequence ATGACTGACTTCACCCGCACCGACGGCCGTGCCCTAGACGAGATGCGCCCGGTGCGTATCACCCGCGGTTTCACCAGCAACCCGGCGGGCAGCGTCCTCGTTGAGTTCGGCAACACCCGCGTGATGTGCACCGCCTCCGTGGAACACGGGGTTCCCCGCTTCAAGAAGGACTCCGGCGAAGGCTGGCTGACCGCGGAGTACTCCATGCTGCCGGCAGCGACTCACGAGCGTATGCCGCGCGAGTCGATGCGCGGCAAGGTCAAGGGCCGGACGCACGAGATCTCGCGGCTCATCGGCCGCTCGCTGCGCGCGGCGGTGGATCTCTCCCAGCTCGGGGAGAACACCATCAACATTGACTGCGATGTCCTCCAGGCCGACGGCGGCACCCGCACGGCCTCCATCACCGGCGCCTACGTGGCGCTGGCCGACGCGATCTCCGTGCTCAAGGACCGTGGGGTGGTACCGGGCAACCCGTTGCGTGAGCCGGTGGCGGCCGTTAGCGTCGGCGTCGTCGGTGGCCATGTCTGCCTCGACCTTCCCTACGAAGAAGACTCCCGGGCGGAGGTTGACCTCAACGTCGTCATGACGGCGGAAGGCAAGTTCGTGGAAGTTCAAGGCACGGGAGAGCACGGCGAATTTGATCGGGCGCAACTGTTGGCCATGCTCGACGCGGCAGAGGTTGGTATCCGGCAGTTGCACGACGCCCAGCGCCAGGCCCTTGCCCGCGACATCCAGGAGCGCTAA